One part of the Tolypothrix sp. NIES-4075 genome encodes these proteins:
- a CDS encoding DegT/DnrJ/EryC1/StrS family aminotransferase — protein sequence MTIVNIPPFDATCQYQSIAAQIEKNICAVMAGGRYIMGPQVKEFEAQFAQYLSCEQVISCNSGTDALHLALRALRIGAGDEVITTPFTFIATTEAIGIVGATPVFVDVDLNTYNIDIDLIESKITERTKAILPVHLYGRPCNMTAIMEIARKYNLKVIEDVAQATGAVCSGKKVGTIGDVGCFSFFPTKNLGCFGDGGAIATSDKVIAERVEYLRRHGGKIKYQHEELGLNSRLDTIQAAVLLVKLQYLDQWNSARAEIADYYINQLANVKGIVLPKTVQEANSVWNQFTIRVLEGQRSNVQKFLKEKGIGSMVYYPIPLHLQQVHSNLNYPLGSLPISEQLSDEVLSLPMFPELSASAQKVVVDSVSQAFFALT from the coding sequence ATGACGATTGTGAATATTCCCCCATTTGACGCAACTTGTCAATATCAAAGTATAGCAGCCCAGATAGAGAAAAATATCTGTGCAGTCATGGCTGGTGGACGCTACATTATGGGTCCGCAAGTCAAAGAGTTTGAAGCACAGTTTGCTCAATATTTGAGTTGCGAGCAAGTAATTTCTTGTAACTCTGGCACAGATGCGCTACATTTAGCTCTCAGAGCTTTGAGAATTGGTGCTGGTGATGAGGTGATAACGACACCTTTCACATTTATTGCCACCACAGAAGCAATTGGTATAGTAGGAGCGACTCCTGTCTTTGTCGATGTTGATTTAAACACCTACAATATCGACATTGACTTAATTGAGTCAAAAATTACAGAGCGCACCAAAGCTATCTTACCAGTACATTTGTACGGTCGTCCTTGCAATATGACGGCAATTATGGAAATTGCCCGCAAGTATAATTTAAAAGTGATTGAAGATGTAGCTCAAGCAACCGGTGCTGTTTGCTCAGGTAAAAAAGTCGGGACAATTGGAGACGTTGGTTGTTTTAGCTTCTTCCCTACCAAAAACTTGGGATGCTTTGGCGATGGTGGGGCGATCGCTACTTCTGATAAAGTAATTGCAGAGCGAGTTGAGTATTTACGCAGACATGGTGGTAAAATTAAATATCAGCATGAAGAATTAGGACTCAACAGCCGTTTAGATACTATACAGGCAGCAGTTCTTTTAGTCAAGTTACAGTATCTTGATCAATGGAATTCTGCAAGGGCTGAAATTGCAGATTATTACATCAATCAACTCGCTAATGTTAAAGGCATTGTCTTACCTAAAACTGTGCAGGAAGCAAATTCGGTATGGAACCAATTTACCATTAGGGTTTTAGAAGGACAACGCAGTAACGTGCAAAAATTCCTCAAAGAAAAAGGAATAGGTTCAATGGTATACTATCCTATCCCTCTCCACTTACAGCAAGTACACTCTAACTTGAATTATCCTCTTGGTTCACTACCAATTAGTGAACAATTGAGCGATGAAGTTTTATCTTTACCGATGTTTCCAGAACTAAGTGCATCCGCACAAAAAGTAGTTGTTGACTCTGTAAGTCAAGCTTTTTTTGCATTAACTTAA
- a CDS encoding ABC transporter permease — MSSQDAVNHKLVIEAGRAEKQYWKDLWRYRELFYFLAWRDILVRYKQTAIGMAWALIRPFLTMVVFTVVFGNIAKLPSEQVPYPILVFAALLPWQFFSTALAECSNSLVSNANLISKVYFPRLIVPISAVIVSFVDFMVSGMILLGLMAWYNFVPSWRILTLPLFTGIAFAASIGVGLWLAALNVEYRDFRYIVPFLVQFGLYISPVGFSSNLVPEQWRLLYSLNPMVGVIDGFRWAILGGTSKIYMPGFMLSVGLVFFLLISGIWYFRKMERTFADVI, encoded by the coding sequence ATGAGTAGTCAAGACGCTGTTAACCACAAGTTAGTGATTGAAGCCGGACGCGCCGAAAAGCAATATTGGAAAGATTTGTGGCGCTATCGGGAACTGTTTTATTTTCTTGCTTGGCGTGACATTTTGGTGCGTTACAAGCAAACTGCGATCGGCATGGCTTGGGCATTGATTCGACCATTTTTGACAATGGTGGTGTTCACCGTCGTCTTTGGAAATATTGCAAAATTACCGTCGGAGCAAGTACCATATCCGATTTTAGTATTTGCCGCCCTGCTACCTTGGCAGTTTTTTTCTACTGCGTTAGCTGAGTGCAGCAACAGTCTGGTTAGCAATGCCAACTTGATCTCTAAAGTCTACTTTCCCCGTTTGATTGTACCCATCAGTGCAGTGATTGTCAGCTTTGTTGACTTCATGGTTTCCGGCATGATTCTATTAGGGCTGATGGCTTGGTATAATTTTGTTCCCAGTTGGCGCATACTTACACTACCGTTATTTACTGGCATTGCCTTTGCCGCATCAATCGGAGTTGGTTTGTGGTTAGCAGCGTTAAATGTAGAATACCGAGATTTTCGGTATATTGTGCCATTTCTTGTGCAATTTGGCTTATATATATCGCCCGTAGGTTTTAGTAGCAACCTGGTTCCAGAGCAATGGCGTTTACTGTATTCTTTAAATCCAATGGTAGGCGTAATTGATGGCTTTCGCTGGGCTATTTTAGGTGGAACTTCAAAAATTTACATGCCTGGATTCATGCTATCAGTGGGATTAGTTTTCTTCTTATTAATAAGCGGCATTTGGTATTTCCGCAAAATGGAACGGACATTTGCTGACGTAATTTAG
- a CDS encoding SMR family transporter, whose product MNAESSPSRLKLISYLTLFLSIAFGIVGQLLMKHTMSNKTEQLFTWTFIQQLVLALSVYSLGIVNWIFALRTVKLSIAYPLTSLNYVGILLGSYYFFDEKITLIRVVGVVLIFIGVLLVALPIKNRQIQKGAS is encoded by the coding sequence ATGAACGCTGAATCATCTCCTTCCCGTTTGAAGTTAATTTCATATCTAACTTTGTTTCTCAGCATTGCCTTTGGTATCGTTGGACAATTGCTGATGAAACATACCATGAGCAATAAAACAGAACAATTATTTACCTGGACATTTATTCAGCAATTAGTTTTGGCTTTGAGTGTTTATAGTCTCGGAATAGTCAATTGGATCTTTGCTCTACGAACTGTAAAACTAAGTATTGCTTATCCTCTTACTAGCTTAAACTACGTCGGCATCCTTTTGGGTTCATACTACTTTTTTGATGAGAAAATTACCCTAATTCGAGTAGTTGGAGTAGTTCTAATTTTTATCGGAGTTCTTTTGGTAGCGCTTCCAATTAAGAATAGGCAAATCCAGAAAGGAGCTAGTTAA
- a CDS encoding nucleotide sugar dehydrogenase, with protein sequence MLLKELKDKIENKSAKIGIIGLGYVGLPILTAFAKKGFSVLGFDVDRQKINQIQAGQSYIKHIPSEDLKNHLIDVTSDMSRLGEVDAIVICVPTPLNIHREPDLSYVVDTTYAIARSLKIGQLIILESTTYPGTTKEVVLPILSRSGFIVGEDFSLAYSPEREDPGNENYSLVNVPKVVGGITTLCRDLAETLYNQIIATTVPVSSTQTAEATKILENIYRAVNIALVNELKILFQKMDIDIWEVIEAAKTKPFGFHAFYPGPGWGGHCIPIDPFYLTWKAREYDVSLRFIELAGEVNTLMPNYVVDKLVAALNDRGKPLKNSRILILGVAYKKNVDDQRESPSLKIIQLLQRQGADLEYHDPYALTCSNHRHYPEINLQSVSLTQENLQKFDAVIITTDHDNVDYDLVAECSSLIVDTRNVLAAKGLKTKNTVVA encoded by the coding sequence ATGCTTTTAAAAGAACTCAAAGATAAAATAGAAAATAAATCAGCAAAAATTGGAATTATTGGTTTGGGATATGTAGGATTGCCAATTTTAACAGCTTTTGCCAAAAAAGGTTTTTCAGTACTAGGATTTGATGTAGATCGACAGAAAATTAATCAAATTCAAGCTGGGCAATCGTATATAAAACATATTCCTTCCGAAGATTTAAAAAATCACTTAATTGATGTCACCAGCGATATGAGTCGTTTGGGGGAAGTTGATGCGATTGTGATTTGTGTTCCTACTCCTTTAAATATACATAGAGAGCCTGATTTAAGTTACGTTGTCGATACAACTTATGCGATCGCTCGTTCTTTAAAAATAGGACAGTTGATTATTTTAGAAAGTACAACTTACCCAGGTACAACCAAAGAAGTAGTGTTACCGATACTTTCTCGCAGCGGGTTTATAGTAGGTGAAGATTTTTCACTCGCTTACTCTCCCGAACGCGAAGATCCGGGAAATGAAAACTACTCTTTAGTTAATGTCCCAAAAGTAGTAGGTGGAATCACAACTTTATGCCGCGATTTAGCTGAAACTCTCTACAATCAAATAATTGCCACAACTGTTCCCGTATCATCAACTCAAACCGCAGAAGCAACTAAAATTCTCGAAAATATTTACCGTGCAGTCAATATTGCTTTGGTAAATGAATTAAAGATTTTGTTTCAAAAAATGGATATAGATATCTGGGAAGTAATTGAAGCAGCAAAAACCAAACCCTTTGGTTTTCATGCTTTTTATCCAGGTCCCGGATGGGGTGGACATTGTATTCCTATAGATCCATTTTATCTAACATGGAAAGCTAGAGAATATGATGTTTCTTTACGATTTATTGAATTGGCAGGTGAAGTTAACACTTTAATGCCTAACTATGTAGTCGATAAGTTAGTTGCAGCACTGAACGATCGCGGTAAACCTTTAAAAAATTCTCGAATTCTAATTTTAGGAGTAGCTTATAAGAAAAATGTGGACGACCAGCGAGAAAGTCCTTCTTTGAAAATAATTCAGCTTTTACAAAGGCAAGGAGCAGATCTAGAATATCACGATCCTTATGCTCTAACGTGTTCCAATCATCGTCATTATCCAGAAATAAACTTACAATCTGTATCTTTAACTCAAGAAAATTTGCAGAAGTTTGATGCGGTCATCATTACCACCGATCATGATAATGTAGATTATGATTTGGTCGCCGAATGTTCATCCTTAATTGTTGATACCCGCAACGTTTTAGCGGCAAAAGGTTTAAAAACAAAAAATACCGTTGTTGCTTGA
- a CDS encoding Gfo/Idh/MocA family protein, which translates to MIPHRDKHVAVIGCGYWGKNLVREFAQLGVLRIICDSSQQILQDLKTKYDVEAVSDFAKILAMQDVHAVVIATPAPTHASLAVQALAAGKDVFVEKPLALTLEDALLIEAAAFKSNGILMVGHLLEYHPALVKLRALVAEGKIGKLRYIYSNRLSFGKVRTEENVLWSFAPHDICSILGFVGKLPVSVQAVGSANLGKVEDFCLVNLEFEQIKAHIFVSWLHPFKEQRLVVVGDSGTLVFDDVSVDAKLTLYDQQAELQDNIPVLKLNSKIVIPLEAASPLTLECKHFLSCVESRETPLTSVKNGIDVLTVLQSAQESLKSSGKAVYLKEVQVVNG; encoded by the coding sequence ATGATACCTCACCGTGATAAACATGTAGCAGTAATAGGCTGTGGATACTGGGGTAAGAATTTAGTTCGAGAATTTGCTCAATTAGGTGTACTGCGGATAATTTGTGATTCCAGCCAGCAAATTTTACAAGACTTAAAAACAAAATATGATGTTGAGGCAGTTTCTGACTTTGCCAAAATATTAGCAATGCAAGACGTACATGCGGTAGTAATTGCTACCCCAGCACCAACTCATGCAAGTTTGGCAGTGCAAGCATTAGCTGCCGGCAAAGATGTGTTTGTTGAGAAACCTTTAGCTTTGACGTTAGAAGATGCACTTTTGATAGAAGCTGCTGCTTTTAAAAGCAACGGCATTCTCATGGTTGGACATTTACTAGAGTACCACCCAGCTTTAGTTAAACTTCGCGCTCTTGTAGCTGAAGGAAAAATTGGTAAACTGCGATATATTTATTCCAATCGCTTAAGTTTTGGTAAAGTTAGAACTGAAGAAAATGTGCTTTGGAGTTTTGCTCCTCATGATATATGTTCAATTCTCGGATTCGTTGGCAAATTACCTGTATCTGTACAAGCTGTAGGTAGTGCGAACTTAGGTAAAGTTGAAGACTTTTGCCTTGTGAATCTGGAATTTGAGCAAATTAAAGCTCATATTTTTGTCAGTTGGCTGCATCCTTTTAAAGAACAGCGACTGGTAGTAGTTGGAGATTCTGGTACATTAGTATTTGATGATGTTTCTGTTGATGCCAAGCTGACTTTGTACGACCAGCAAGCTGAGTTACAAGATAACATTCCCGTACTCAAATTAAATTCTAAAATTGTCATTCCTCTTGAGGCAGCATCACCTCTAACGCTAGAATGCAAACATTTTCTCAGTTGTGTAGAAAGTAGAGAGACACCTTTAACCAGCGTAAAAAACGGGATTGATGTTTTAACTGTTTTACAGTCCGCTCAAGAATCGCTAAAATCTTCAGGTAAAGCCGTTTACTTAAAGGAGGTTCAAGTTGTCAACGGATAG
- a CDS encoding glycosyltransferase family 4 protein — protein sequence MRLNEWINIKLFQSVSSGLESKNQHSLKNQQSLKLSVITQFFPPDYAATGQLIEELVRHLGSLGIDIEVFTSQPGYAFRTANAPAVERIGRVRIQRSRTAQLWSGRIRGKAVNGILYTLRAGLHLFRARHRNNVLLVTTAPPFLPLVGYLGYLLFKIPYVCILYDLYPDIAIALGVIPKHHWLVRLWQALNKKIWRNAKAIIVLSPAMKLQVAANCSQIADKISVIHSWADPDSIVPIAKQENWFAWKYNLVKKFTVLYSGNLGRCHDMDTILEAAKQLQDEPIQFVCIGGGAKRDELIEQVNQLGLSNFMFLPYQDKQVLPYSLTACDLSLVSVDECTENLVTPSKLYSALASGRPIAVICSEYSYLRQLIAEADCGGTFENGDGNGLAQFIRLLSRDRQLAERMGKAGRQYLRSHFTPKIISKQYFDVLARAILSSDVRSMSRNLTE from the coding sequence ATGAGACTTAATGAATGGATTAATATCAAGTTATTTCAATCCGTCTCTTCAGGGTTAGAAAGTAAGAATCAGCATTCTCTAAAAAATCAACAGTCGCTTAAATTGTCTGTAATCACTCAGTTTTTCCCGCCAGACTATGCGGCAACAGGACAGTTGATTGAGGAACTTGTGAGACATTTAGGGTCTCTTGGGATAGACATTGAGGTTTTTACCAGTCAGCCTGGATATGCGTTTCGGACTGCTAACGCTCCAGCAGTTGAACGGATAGGTCGAGTGCGAATTCAGCGATCGCGCACTGCTCAACTTTGGTCGGGACGAATTCGCGGCAAAGCCGTCAATGGTATTTTGTATACCTTGCGGGCAGGGCTGCATCTATTTAGGGCGAGACATCGCAACAATGTCTTATTAGTGACAACAGCTCCGCCATTTTTGCCACTTGTGGGATATCTGGGTTATCTGTTGTTTAAAATTCCTTATGTTTGCATCCTCTATGACCTTTATCCGGATATAGCGATCGCTCTGGGTGTAATTCCCAAGCATCACTGGCTAGTGCGATTATGGCAAGCGCTGAATAAAAAAATTTGGCGAAACGCTAAGGCGATCATCGTTCTCAGTCCAGCGATGAAACTACAAGTGGCGGCGAATTGTTCGCAGATAGCCGATAAAATTTCTGTGATTCACAGTTGGGCTGACCCTGACTCGATTGTGCCAATTGCCAAGCAAGAAAACTGGTTTGCTTGGAAGTACAACCTAGTGAAGAAATTTACCGTACTCTACTCCGGTAATCTAGGTCGGTGTCATGACATGGATACCATCCTAGAAGCGGCAAAGCAACTGCAAGATGAGCCAATTCAGTTCGTCTGCATTGGTGGTGGAGCAAAACGCGATGAGTTGATTGAGCAAGTGAATCAATTAGGGTTGAGCAATTTTATGTTTCTACCCTATCAAGACAAGCAGGTGTTGCCTTACTCACTAACAGCTTGCGATCTGTCGCTGGTGAGTGTGGATGAGTGTACGGAAAATTTAGTCACGCCAAGCAAGCTTTACTCAGCTTTAGCATCGGGAAGACCGATCGCAGTCATTTGCTCAGAGTATTCATACCTGAGACAACTCATTGCCGAAGCCGACTGTGGTGGCACGTTTGAGAATGGAGACGGTAATGGTCTAGCTCAATTTATTCGCTTGCTGAGTCGCGATCGCCAACTAGCAGAACGCATGGGTAAAGCCGGACGTCAATATTTGCGATCGCATTTCACACCCAAAATTATCTCCAAACAATACTTTGATGTTTTGGCAAGAGCGATATTGTCTTCTGATGTAAGATCCATGTCTCGAAACCTTACAGAGTAA
- a CDS encoding acyltransferase encodes MSTDSTSTAKSLDYFVHESAYVDLPCTIGAGSQIWHFSHIMKDVVIGEKCKIGQNVFVASEVKIGRNVKIQNNVSVYAGVILEDDVFCGPSCVFTNINTPRSAFPRNTIDDYLVTLVKQGATIGANATIVCGHTIGRYAFIGAGSTVTKDIADYALVYGNPAKQVGWMCECGAKLNEFETTTVCKACDRTYEYCGENQIKRME; translated from the coding sequence TTGTCAACGGATAGTACTTCGACAGCAAAAAGTTTAGATTATTTTGTACATGAATCAGCTTATGTTGATTTGCCGTGTACTATTGGTGCGGGAAGTCAAATCTGGCATTTTAGCCACATTATGAAAGATGTGGTGATTGGTGAAAAATGTAAAATAGGACAAAATGTATTTGTTGCTTCTGAGGTGAAAATTGGACGAAATGTGAAAATTCAAAATAACGTTTCTGTCTATGCGGGTGTAATTTTAGAAGATGATGTTTTTTGCGGTCCTAGTTGTGTTTTTACCAATATTAATACACCGCGATCGGCTTTTCCTCGCAATACAATCGATGATTATTTAGTAACTTTGGTGAAGCAAGGAGCGACAATTGGTGCAAACGCAACAATTGTTTGCGGTCATACAATTGGACGTTATGCATTTATCGGTGCTGGTTCAACTGTGACAAAAGATATTGCCGATTATGCGCTAGTTTATGGAAATCCGGCAAAGCAAGTTGGTTGGATGTGTGAGTGCGGTGCAAAGTTGAATGAATTTGAAACAACTACTGTTTGTAAAGCTTGCGATCGCACCTATGAATATTGCGGTGAAAATCAAATTAAAAGGATGGAATGA
- a CDS encoding GumC family protein: MENNSSQPSSSDQNRNFSSSFLQTQPFTESEGQENDWNFRDFLGILRRRSLIIAGVATVVMAIIVSQALSQKPEYEGNFRLLVEPVNDDTKMLDVVKDANAAKSSLDYESQIQVLKSPELMGNIVKQLQHSYPEIDYDSLLNSLTIIRLGTTKIIEVRYRSNDANKTKVVLNKIATDYLHYSLEKRQTNLRQGIQFVEKQLPSLQKRVDEIQKNLQIFRQKYDFIDPDTQAQQIANQVNILSGQRLAVNQQLAQARANLAGLQAQDGELAALNNATVYQQLIIQVRQLETQIAAESARFQSDSPNMRTLKDKRDNLLPLLRQEAQRFLDVKVADVATQVQTLEVQSQELAKAEEKLEEKRKQLPVLARQYTEMQRNLQVATESLNRFLTTRETLQIQVAQTELPWQLIQAPSKPENPVSSDIKRNFIFGFFASLAIGIGIAILIEKLDNTYHTAAALKEKIKLPLLGTIPFEKQLQNGQHGTTKQNIPIVRVTDSLRESVPGLAVIPDQGKSNYSPKFLEALRVLCTNIQLLSSDRPIRSIIISSAMSGDGKSTVAFHLAQIATAMGQRVLLVDADLRQPTIHTLSNLNNLWGLSNLISTNLPVKEVIRQVPSMNELSVITSGPIPPDPTKLLSSEKMKRLMEEFHNTFDLVIYDAPVLVGLADASLIAPHTNGILLVVRMDKTDSSVLKRALDNLKLSRMSVLGVVGNAQKNN; the protein is encoded by the coding sequence ATGGAGAATAATTCTTCTCAACCCTCAAGTTCTGACCAAAATAGGAACTTTAGCTCTTCATTTCTTCAGACTCAACCTTTTACGGAGTCGGAAGGACAAGAAAATGATTGGAATTTTCGTGATTTTCTGGGTATTTTACGGCGGCGATCGCTTATCATTGCAGGGGTAGCCACTGTTGTGATGGCAATTATTGTCAGCCAAGCACTCTCGCAAAAACCAGAATATGAAGGCAATTTTCGGCTATTAGTGGAACCAGTTAATGATGATACCAAAATGCTGGATGTTGTCAAAGACGCTAACGCAGCCAAGTCTAGTCTAGATTACGAAAGTCAAATTCAAGTCCTCAAGAGTCCTGAGCTGATGGGGAACATTGTTAAGCAATTGCAACACTCCTATCCAGAAATAGATTATGATTCTCTTCTAAATTCTCTGACTATTATTCGCTTAGGTACAACCAAGATTATAGAAGTTCGCTATCGAAGTAACGATGCAAATAAGACTAAAGTAGTACTAAATAAAATTGCTACGGATTACTTACATTACAGCCTGGAAAAGCGGCAAACCAATTTGCGTCAGGGGATTCAGTTTGTTGAAAAACAACTGCCATCCTTACAGAAACGAGTTGATGAAATTCAAAAAAATTTGCAAATTTTCCGGCAAAAATACGACTTTATCGACCCAGACACCCAAGCACAGCAAATCGCTAATCAAGTCAACATATTATCTGGGCAACGATTAGCAGTTAATCAGCAATTAGCACAAGCTCGTGCTAATTTAGCTGGCTTACAAGCACAAGACGGAGAACTGGCAGCGTTGAATAATGCTACTGTATATCAGCAGTTAATTATTCAGGTGCGTCAATTGGAAACTCAGATTGCTGCGGAGTCAGCTCGTTTCCAGTCAGATAGCCCAAACATGCGAACATTAAAGGATAAACGGGACAATTTGCTGCCTTTGCTACGTCAAGAAGCGCAGCGCTTTTTGGATGTAAAAGTTGCAGACGTAGCGACTCAAGTTCAAACATTAGAAGTGCAAAGTCAAGAGCTTGCCAAAGCGGAAGAAAAACTCGAAGAAAAACGCAAGCAATTGCCAGTTTTGGCACGACAATATACCGAAATGCAACGAAATTTGCAGGTTGCAACAGAAAGCTTGAATCGTTTTCTTACTACCCGCGAAACACTGCAAATTCAGGTGGCTCAGACAGAACTACCTTGGCAGTTAATTCAAGCCCCAAGTAAACCTGAAAATCCTGTATCTTCGGATATCAAACGTAATTTTATTTTTGGATTTTTCGCTTCGCTAGCCATAGGAATTGGCATCGCCATACTAATTGAAAAGCTAGACAATACCTATCATACTGCCGCTGCCCTGAAAGAGAAAATCAAACTGCCATTGTTAGGAACTATTCCATTTGAAAAGCAACTCCAAAATGGTCAACACGGCACAACCAAACAAAACATTCCCATAGTCAGAGTAACAGATTCGCTGCGTGAGAGTGTTCCTGGGTTAGCTGTAATACCCGACCAGGGTAAGAGCAATTATTCCCCGAAATTTTTGGAAGCTTTACGGGTACTTTGTACGAATATTCAACTGCTCAGTTCCGATCGCCCAATTCGCTCGATAATTATTAGTTCAGCTATGTCTGGTGACGGTAAGTCTACAGTTGCATTTCATTTAGCTCAAATAGCTACAGCAATGGGGCAACGAGTACTACTTGTAGATGCCGATCTGCGTCAGCCGACGATTCACACTTTATCAAATTTAAATAATCTTTGGGGATTGAGTAATTTAATTTCGACAAACTTGCCAGTCAAAGAGGTGATTCGGCAAGTACCTTCTATGAACGAATTATCTGTAATTACTTCTGGACCGATACCACCCGATCCCACCAAGTTGCTCTCCTCGGAAAAGATGAAGCGACTGATGGAAGAATTTCATAACACCTTTGACTTGGTGATATATGACGCTCCTGTATTAGTTGGACTAGCTGATGCTAGCCTGATAGCACCCCACACAAATGGAATTTTGCTGGTGGTAAGGATGGACAAAACAGACAGTTCTGTTCTCAAGCGAGCTTTGGATAACTTGAAACTTTCGCGAATGAGTGTTTTAGGTGTCGTTGGTAATGCTCAGAAAAATAATTAA
- a CDS encoding EamA family transporter: MNIIPWLILLLVVVLGTAGQLSLKYAFQGSTTTNKPSKSVRDLLFSPYFWIWFISYVVVTVLWLIVLRTIPLSQAFPALGLTFALVPLASHRFLRENVVFSQWLGIAVIVAGVILVVQT; the protein is encoded by the coding sequence ATGAATATAATTCCTTGGCTGATTTTATTACTTGTAGTTGTGCTGGGTACAGCAGGGCAACTTTCGCTAAAGTATGCATTTCAAGGTTCTACTACTACTAATAAACCAAGCAAGTCAGTGCGAGACTTGTTATTTTCTCCTTACTTTTGGATTTGGTTTATTTCTTATGTAGTTGTGACCGTATTGTGGCTGATTGTATTGCGGACAATTCCTCTGAGTCAGGCATTTCCAGCGCTGGGATTAACATTTGCTCTCGTACCTTTGGCTTCTCATCGTTTTCTGCGTGAGAATGTTGTATTTAGCCAATGGTTAGGAATTGCTGTTATTGTAGCCGGTGTAATTCTTGTTGTTCAAACATAA
- a CDS encoding DUF305 domain-containing protein, translating into MQLLSLKNGFLALTFVAIASTSGLLAACSADQNQAQTPNTTTTNASDKQQMHGSGMNHSMAMDLGPSDANYDLRFIDGMTPHHQGAIEMAQEAQQKSKRPEIKKLADEIIKAQNQETQEMKQWRTAWYPKAGDKPMAYDAQMGHMMEMSSDQKNSMMMNMDLGAADKDFDLRFINAMIPHHEGAVTMAEDALQKSQRPEIKELSQGIIKSQNAEINQMKQWRKTWYNK; encoded by the coding sequence ATGCAACTCCTGTCTTTGAAAAATGGCTTTTTGGCGTTAACCTTTGTAGCGATCGCCTCAACTAGCGGGTTACTTGCAGCTTGTAGTGCTGACCAAAACCAAGCTCAAACGCCAAACACCACCACTACTAACGCTAGCGACAAGCAGCAGATGCACGGTAGTGGCATGAATCACAGCATGGCAATGGATTTGGGTCCAAGCGATGCTAATTACGATTTGCGGTTCATCGACGGTATGACACCGCACCATCAAGGAGCCATAGAAATGGCTCAGGAAGCACAGCAGAAATCAAAACGTCCGGAAATCAAAAAGCTAGCAGACGAAATCATCAAAGCGCAAAACCAAGAAACGCAAGAAATGAAGCAGTGGCGAACAGCTTGGTATCCTAAAGCTGGTGATAAACCAATGGCTTATGATGCTCAAATGGGTCATATGATGGAAATGTCATCTGACCAAAAGAACAGCATGATGATGAACATGGACTTAGGCGCGGCTGATAAAGATTTTGACTTGCGCTTTATCAATGCCATGATTCCTCACCATGAAGGCGCTGTAACAATGGCAGAAGATGCTTTGCAAAAGTCTCAACGTCCGGAAATTAAGGAACTCTCCCAAGGGATTATTAAATCACAAAATGCC